From a region of the Tiliqua scincoides isolate rTilSci1 chromosome 4, rTilSci1.hap2, whole genome shotgun sequence genome:
- the HYI gene encoding putative hydroxypyruvate isomerase isoform X1, with product MAPLRFAANLDWLFREEATLPLRMEAASRAGFRAAELCFPYSCGARELREAADRARLEVVLLNTPPGNDGGKGLGAVPGCQAEFREALTLAVKYAKILKCPRIHIMAGQIPLGVERDAVAALMEATFVENLRYAADILAQENLIGQLEPINSRITDPRYFLTTPQQAAAILKKVGSPNLKLQLDIFHCQIMDGNLTENLKTYFPIIGHIQIAQVPARHEPDSPGELNYPYLFQLLETMGYSGYVGCEYAPEGDTMKGLGWLHSYWESHDVLHSGS from the exons ATGGCTCCGCTGCGCTTCGCCGCCAACCTGGACTGGCTCTTTCGGGAGGAGGCGACGCTGCCCCTGCGCATGGAGGCGGCGTCGCGGGCAGGCTTCCGCGCGGCCGAGCTGTGCTTCCCCTACTCCTGCGGCGCCCGGGAGCTGCGCGAGGCGGCGGACCGCGCCCGGCTGGAGGTGGTGCTGCTCAATACCCCGCCAG GAAATGATGGCGGGAAGGGCTTAGGTGCAGTACCAGGCTGCCAGGCTGAATTCCGGGAGGCTCTGACCTTGGCTGTGAAGTATGCAAAGATCCTAAAATGTCCCAG GATCCACATCATGGCTGGGCAGATTCCCCTGGGTGTGGAGCGGGATGCAGTAGCAGCCCTGATGGAAGCCACCTTCGTTGAGAACCTCAGATATGCAGCTGACATCCTGGCACAG GAAAACTTGATTGGACAGTTGGAACCTATTAATAGCAGGATTACTGATCCACGCTACTTTTTGACAACCCCCCAGCAAG CTGCTGCCATTTTGAAGAAGGTGGGAAGCCCTAACCTGAAGCTGCAGCTG GACATTTTCCACTGCCAGATCATGGATGGAAACCTGACTGAGAACTTAAAGACATATTTCCCAATTATTG GACACATTCAGATTGCTCAGGTACCAGCACGGCATGAGCCTGACAGCCCTGGAGAACTGAATTACCCTTACCTCTTCCAGCTCTTGGAGACAATGGGTTATAGTGGCTATGTAGGATGTGAGTATGCACCGGAAG gagaCACGATGAAGGGGCTAGGCTGGCTACACTCATACTGGGAGAGTCATGATGTACTGCATAGTGGAAGCTAA
- the HYI gene encoding putative hydroxypyruvate isomerase isoform X2 — MAPLRFAANLDWLFREEATLPLRMEAASRAGFRAAELCFPYSCGARELREAADRARLEVVLLNTPPGNDGGKGLGAVPGCQAEFREALTLAVKYAKILKCPRIHIMAGQIPLGVERDAVAALMEATFVENLRYAADILAQENLIGQLEPINSRITDPRYFLTTPQQAAAILKKVGSPNLKLQLDIFHCQIMDGNLTENLKTYFPIIGHIQIAQVPARHEPDSPGELNYPYLFQLLETMGYSGYVG, encoded by the exons ATGGCTCCGCTGCGCTTCGCCGCCAACCTGGACTGGCTCTTTCGGGAGGAGGCGACGCTGCCCCTGCGCATGGAGGCGGCGTCGCGGGCAGGCTTCCGCGCGGCCGAGCTGTGCTTCCCCTACTCCTGCGGCGCCCGGGAGCTGCGCGAGGCGGCGGACCGCGCCCGGCTGGAGGTGGTGCTGCTCAATACCCCGCCAG GAAATGATGGCGGGAAGGGCTTAGGTGCAGTACCAGGCTGCCAGGCTGAATTCCGGGAGGCTCTGACCTTGGCTGTGAAGTATGCAAAGATCCTAAAATGTCCCAG GATCCACATCATGGCTGGGCAGATTCCCCTGGGTGTGGAGCGGGATGCAGTAGCAGCCCTGATGGAAGCCACCTTCGTTGAGAACCTCAGATATGCAGCTGACATCCTGGCACAG GAAAACTTGATTGGACAGTTGGAACCTATTAATAGCAGGATTACTGATCCACGCTACTTTTTGACAACCCCCCAGCAAG CTGCTGCCATTTTGAAGAAGGTGGGAAGCCCTAACCTGAAGCTGCAGCTG GACATTTTCCACTGCCAGATCATGGATGGAAACCTGACTGAGAACTTAAAGACATATTTCCCAATTATTG GACACATTCAGATTGCTCAGGTACCAGCACGGCATGAGCCTGACAGCCCTGGAGAACTGAATTACCCTTACCTCTTCCAGCTCTTGGAGACAATGGGTTATAGTGGCTATGTAGGAT ga